One Bacteriovorax sp. PP10 DNA segment encodes these proteins:
- a CDS encoding RNA methyltransferase, with protein MRLYLGLVHHPIKNKLGELVTTSVTNLDIHDISRSCRTFGVKKYFLVTPFDAQRELVDSILGHWEQDHANAFNPDRQDALAIARAVDSIETAIAQITEIEGQRPLIAVTGANFESFDGDVKDLTKKLEVLNMPCFLLFGTGWGLHPIALEKAEYKLSPIISKNSDGYNHLSVRSAVAIYLDRLFGE; from the coding sequence ATGAGACTTTATTTAGGGCTGGTTCACCATCCTATTAAAAATAAGCTGGGGGAGTTGGTTACAACTTCTGTGACTAATTTAGATATTCATGACATCTCGAGATCGTGTCGTACTTTTGGGGTAAAGAAATACTTCTTAGTCACGCCATTTGATGCTCAAAGAGAGCTTGTGGACTCGATTTTAGGCCATTGGGAGCAGGATCATGCAAATGCCTTCAATCCGGATAGACAAGATGCACTAGCGATTGCTAGAGCGGTTGATTCGATCGAGACAGCTATTGCTCAGATTACTGAGATTGAAGGTCAAAGACCATTGATCGCGGTGACTGGGGCAAACTTTGAAAGTTTTGACGGGGATGTTAAAGATTTGACAAAAAAGCTCGAAGTTCTTAATATGCCTTGTTTTCTATTATTTGGAACGGGATGGGGATTACATCCAATTGCGCTTGAAAAAGCGGAATATAAATTGTCTCCGATCATTTCAAAAAACTCTGATGGGTATAACCACTTGTCAGTAAGATCAGCGGTTGCGATTTATCTAGACCGTTTGTTTGGTGAGTAA
- a CDS encoding ribonuclease HII: MFDLKYFNLKAEAYPSGFFIAGCDEVGRGPLAGPVVAACASIEIKIFDIKEIRSLLRKWSKLGITDSKLLTAEARAEILKKISVDAIGVDQILSLSHSENIQIKILIKEIHAPKIDEINILQASLEAMKLAMVESCPVHLPGMILIDGNKKLKYSHELHEQEAVVKGDSKSLLIGLASIAAKVYRDQLMKDLSEKYPGYGWEQNAGYPTKKHIEAIGLLGVTELHRLTFSGVKEVYAERGYSRIESI; the protein is encoded by the coding sequence ATGTTTGATCTTAAATATTTTAATCTAAAAGCTGAGGCATATCCGAGTGGTTTTTTTATCGCTGGTTGTGATGAAGTTGGAAGAGGTCCACTTGCAGGGCCGGTTGTGGCAGCTTGTGCTTCGATCGAAATTAAAATATTTGATATTAAAGAAATCAGATCACTTCTTCGTAAGTGGTCTAAGCTCGGTATTACCGATTCAAAATTATTAACTGCTGAGGCACGTGCGGAAATCTTGAAGAAGATTTCAGTAGATGCGATTGGGGTTGATCAAATTCTTTCTCTCTCTCATTCAGAAAACATTCAAATCAAAATTTTAATTAAAGAAATTCACGCTCCTAAGATCGATGAGATTAATATTCTTCAAGCATCACTAGAAGCTATGAAGCTTGCTATGGTGGAGTCGTGTCCGGTGCATTTACCGGGGATGATTTTAATTGATGGGAATAAAAAATTAAAATATTCGCATGAGTTGCATGAGCAAGAAGCTGTCGTGAAAGGGGATTCAAAGTCTCTACTTATTGGGCTTGCTTCAATTGCGGCGAAAGTTTATCGCGATCAATTGATGAAGGATTTAAGTGAGAAGTATCCTGGGTATGGATGGGAGCAAAATGCTGGTTATCCGACTAAGAAACACATTGAGGCCATTGGGCTTTTAGGTGTGACTGAACTTCACCGACTAACTTTTAGTGGAGTGAAGGAAGTTTATGCAGAAAGGGGATATTCTCGAATCGAAAGCATCTAA
- the rplS gene encoding 50S ribosomal protein L19 has product MNLVDIVNQDHLNPKVKDLPNFKSGDTVAVHTKITEGTKSRIQIFEGVCIAFKQRGDINGHFRVRKVSNGTGVERVFPFHSPNVEKVVIIQKGKARKAKLYYLRERSGKSARIAIDYDRKED; this is encoded by the coding sequence ATGAACTTAGTAGACATCGTAAATCAGGATCACTTAAATCCTAAAGTAAAAGATCTTCCAAACTTTAAGTCTGGGGATACTGTTGCTGTACACACAAAGATTACTGAAGGGACAAAATCTCGTATTCAGATTTTCGAAGGTGTTTGTATCGCTTTCAAACAAAGAGGAGACATCAATGGTCACTTCCGCGTAAGAAAAGTTTCTAACGGTACTGGAGTAGAAAGAGTTTTTCCTTTCCACTCACCAAACGTTGAAAAAGTTGTAATCATTCAAAAAGGTAAGGCACGTAAAGCTAAACTTTACTACCTACGTGAGAGATCAGGTAAATCTGCTCGTATCGCTATCGATTACGATCGTAAAGAAGACTAG
- the trmD gene encoding tRNA (guanosine(37)-N1)-methyltransferase TrmD — translation MKKIWIITLFPNYFDSLINFGITGSALRGERGSSLEIKTIQLRNYTPKDYKGVDDAPYGGGAGMVMRADVLKEAFMKGIVEDGGYGDNFKEKLHVVFPGPRGKTWDNSYCKDFAARFSQEGSKDLVFICGRYEGIDERFLNLYVDEQISLGDFILTGGEIPTMAIIDSALRFFTGVLGNKESSQQESFQANMLEHPQYTRPKVFDGVEVPEILTSGHHQNIAKYQKEESLRITKIHRPDLLEKDKK, via the coding sequence ATGAAAAAAATTTGGATCATTACATTGTTTCCGAATTACTTTGATTCTTTAATCAATTTTGGGATTACTGGGTCTGCTCTTCGTGGGGAACGTGGTTCCTCTCTAGAAATCAAAACTATTCAACTTAGAAATTATACTCCGAAAGATTATAAGGGTGTCGATGATGCTCCTTATGGTGGCGGAGCGGGCATGGTTATGCGTGCGGATGTTTTGAAAGAAGCATTTATGAAAGGGATTGTGGAAGATGGTGGATACGGCGACAACTTTAAAGAGAAGTTGCATGTTGTGTTTCCAGGGCCGCGTGGAAAAACTTGGGATAATTCTTATTGTAAGGATTTTGCTGCGAGATTTTCACAAGAGGGATCGAAAGATTTAGTATTTATTTGTGGAAGATATGAAGGGATTGATGAGAGATTTTTAAACCTTTATGTTGATGAGCAAATTTCATTGGGGGATTTTATTCTTACCGGTGGAGAAATTCCTACGATGGCCATTATTGATTCTGCACTAAGATTCTTTACTGGTGTTTTGGGGAATAAGGAAAGTTCACAACAAGAGTCGTTTCAGGCGAATATGTTGGAGCATCCTCAGTATACAAGGCCAAAAGTTTTTGACGGAGTCGAGGTTCCTGAGATACTGACTTCTGGGCATCATCAGAACATTGCTAAATATCAAAAAGAAGAAAGTCTAAGGATCACTAAGATCCACAGGCCGGATCTTTTGGAAAAGGATAAAAAATGA